The genomic window TCGGGGGGCGGGGGCGGGTCCGGAGGGGGGGCGGATCTCCGGGCCCATTCCTTCTCCCCCCCTGCCCCCCGTTTCCATCCGAACTCGACCGCGCCCGGGTTGAGGGTGGCCACCATTTCACGTTATGTGAAACGTGCGCTCGCGGGCGGCATTTTCGGGGGGTTACGATCCAAGATCGTGCGTCTCTTCCTTCGCTGACTGCAAGTTCAACGCCTTGTTCTTCGCCGTGATTTTCTTCTGAACTTGATCGGGATCGTAAACCTTCCCCAGGTAGATGCACTTCGACTTGCCGCCCACTTTCCGGAATGCGCGCCAGAACTCGCCCTGCTTCGCCCAGTTGATGCTCCAGCCGTCCAAGGTCCGGGGAACCTCCGACTCCGGGCGGGGTTCCGGGTTGTCCTTTTGCCGTGCGCCTGCCTCAAAGCCGGTCATGTAGCCGTCCTCCCAAAATTGAATGGCCGTCTTGGCCTTGGTGCGAAAGGTGTTCCAGGGGATGCTGCCAAAGGCGGCGTCCATCTGGAGGTATACCGCCCGAAGATCGTTGCCCGTGTTCAAGAGTCGGCGCAGCGGCTGGATGTTGGCAAGGAGGATTTGATCGGCGGTTTGCGGTTCTTCCATCGGCGGCGCTCCAGGTCAGATATTGTATCTGACTACAGAATATCTTACCGTATCTTACTTGTCAAGGGGTGAATATCTGCCAATATCTTACTATTTTTCGCCGCATCCTTATGTAAACATCTGCCCGTATCTTACCCATCTTGCCCTACCGATAGGAAAACATCTGCCCATATCTTACTCGCCTGGGCGCAACCTGGTTGCGGTCAGATATTGTATCTGACCGCAATATCTTACCATATCTTACTTACGCAAATTTCCGAACCGGGGTTCGGAATATTAGATATCGGCGATATTCTAATATTTGAGGGCAAGGCGGGTTCAACTCCCGCCACCTCCACCATTTTGATTTTACAGGGTTTTCTCCACGTCACGGCCACCTTTTGGGGTGGCCGTGGTCGTTTGAAAAACCCCAATGTTTCCAATGGTTAGCGGCCATGGTTCGAGAAACCACTTGGTCTCCCACCGGACCCGCCGGAGTCGGAAGTTGCCTTTCTCTTCTCTCCCTGCCAATATTCTCCAAAAGCTCTGGACTCACCCCCTGGTGAGTCCGACAAAACCGGACTCACTTTTCCGTCGCAATATCAAAGTTTAACATGAGTCGCTGATATTGGACTCGTTCGAGAGCCAACTTGGTTGCCATACGGGCGAGTAAGCGGTTAAACTTGGGTCCAGGAAAACGTTGCAGGATGGAATCTCCGACGAAATGGATATACTGTCCCCGGAATTCCAACTCATTGACTGGGAATGTGGCGGTCGTGATCGCGCCACCTTCCGACGCCTGAGAGATCGTCTCGCCCGTTGGGATGTGGACGCCTACTGCGCAGACCATTGGGGCGCCTACGCATCGGAGTTGCCTGACGACGTTCCGTTGATCCAAAG from Magnetococcales bacterium includes these protein-coding regions:
- a CDS encoding IS1 family transposase; the encoded protein is MQDGISDEMDILSPEFQLIDWECGGRDRATFRRLRDRLARWDVDAYCADHWGAYASELPDDVPLIQSKAETVAIEHNNGRQRHWFARFRRRTVVVSKSLEMVDLTMGIFARFHVNGDIEDVISFFS